A region of Toxorhynchites rutilus septentrionalis strain SRP chromosome 1, ASM2978413v1, whole genome shotgun sequence DNA encodes the following proteins:
- the LOC129761374 gene encoding uncharacterized protein LOC129761374: MHTFMDGGDNGFAAAVFLRFEEGDQVECSLVSAKTRVAPLKYLSTPRCELQGAVLGVRLANSITKSLTITVSKRYFWTDSRNLQCWLNSDHRRYSPYVGCRISEILDSTNLRDWRYVPSKKNVADDGTKWERIPDVSTGSRWFIGPDFLRRSEQEWPRAPFTVGTTDLELRPHLLLHCEAFVRIIPTGKYSNWKKLQRITAFVLRFIRNLRKKIKGQSYTTGPLEQFEIVEATNLLYREAQMDCYCDEIALLRNRQTDINVLLPKGSPIFRVAPYIDAAGVLRSRTRIQACDHANQETKNPVILPPAHHTTHLVMQHYHEQKNHINHTTVINELRLRYSISRLNSTFRKVRSNCHKCKIERAKVIPLAMADLPHARLAAFARPFSYIGIDYFGPMLVVVRRRTDKRWGVLIPCLTTRAIHIEIAHTLNTGSCIMALRRFISRRGIPIDIYSDRGTNFQGASKELSILLESVNQERMLEEFVNENTTWKFIPPGSPHMGAAWERLVQSVKRNLQQLKLPRLPSDEVLNSEVWELLIV, translated from the coding sequence ATGCATACGTTCATGGACGGCGGAGATAATGGATTTGCAGCAGCAGTTTTTTTGCGCTTTGAAGAAGGTGACCAGGTAGAGTGCTCCTTGGTTAGCGCGAAGACCCGGGTAGCACCATTGAAATACCTGTCAACACCGAGATGTGAGCTGCAAGGCGCAGTATTAGGCGTGCGACTAGCGAACAGCATAACTAAATCGCTCACCATTACCGTATCAAAACGTTATTTTTGGACCGATTCCCGTAACTTGCAGTGTTGGTTGAACTCGGACCATCGCCGCTACAGTCCATATGTAGGATGTCGGATAAGCGAAATTCTAGATAGTACGAACTTGCGTGACTGGCGTTACGTACCATCGAAGAAAAATGTAGCCGACGATGGAACAAAATGGGAGCGAATACCCGATGTATCCACGGGCAGCAGATGGTTTATAGGACCCGATTTTTTACGGAGATCGGAGCAGGAGTGGCCACGAGCACCATTTACTGTTGGAACAACTGATCTTGAGCTTCGACCGCATCTGCTTCTTCACTGTGAAGCTTTTGTACGAATCATACCAACCGGAAAATACTCAAACTGGAAAAAATTACAGAGAATTACAGCTTTCGTCCTGCGCTTCATTAGAAACCTTCGCAAAAAGATCAAAGGGCAATCTTATACGACCGGTCCATTGGAGCAGTTCGAGATTGTGGAAGCAACCAATCTACTTTATCGCGAAGCACAGATGGACTGTTATTGCGATGAAATCGCACTTCTTCGTAATCGTCAAACCGATATTAACGTGCTCCTACCAAAAGGCAGCCCTATATTCCGTGTAGCTCCATACATTGACGCAGCCGGTGTTCTACGAAGCAGAACCAGAATTCAAGCTTGTGATCATGCCAATCAGGAAACTAAAAACCCTGTTATACTCCCACCAGCACATCACACAACGCACCTTGTAATGCAACACTATCATGAACAGAAGAACCACATCAATCACACAACTGTAATCAACGAACTTCGCCTTCGTTATTCTATCTCTCGGCTTAACTCTACTTTTCGAAAGGTTCGATCCAATTGTCATAAATGTAAGATTGAGAGAGCCAAGGTGATTCCACTGGCTATGGCCGATTTACCCCACGCACGACTAGCCGCCTTCGCCAGACCATTTTCCTACATAGGGATAGATTATTTTGGACCTATGTTGGTAGTTGTCAGACGTCGAACTGATAAACGCTGGGGTGTTCTAATACCATGCCTTACTACGCGAGCAATACATATTGAAATCGCGCACACATTGAATACAGGTTCCTGTATCATGGCATTGCGCCGCTTTATTTCAAGGCGTGGTATCCCCATTGACATTTACAGCGATAGAGGCACAAACTTCCAGGGTGCCTCTAAAGAATTATCCATTCTGTTGGAGAGTGTCAACCAAGAACGGATGTTAGAGGAATTTGTCAACGAGAACACAACATGGAAGTTTATACCTCCTGGATCTCCACACATGGGTGCCGCGTGGGAAAGGCTGGTGCAATCCGTGAAGCGTAATCTGCAACAGTTGAAGTTACCAAGACTACCTAGTGATGAAGTCCTTAACAGTGAAGTCTGGGAGCTGCTAATTGTATGA